The stretch of DNA ACCCTAGTCCAGACATCCATGAAGATCTCTATCAGCTAATTAAATATTCCTGTGGAGAAGTTTGTACAACCGAACAGTTGGATAAAGTTATGAAGATTTGGACAACATTTCTGGAACCCATGCTTGGTGTTCCTTCTCGATCTCAGGGTGTAGAGGATACCCAAGATGTTGTTAAGGCAAAGAGCCATGCTGTCAATAGCAGTGCTGCAACTGTTGGGGAAACTGATCTCATTGCTGGTGGTGGCAGTGTCACTGCCATGAATCCTTTACATTCCAATCCTTCCAGAAATGGTGATGAAAGTATTTCACCAGAACAAGCAAGTTCTTGCAGGGCTTGGGCAATAGTTGAGGATAATggagttaaataaaaaagtccTCTCGATGCTGCACATATTGTATGTAAGAGTGATACTGTCTGCAACCCTCCAAACGGTAAAGTACAGATCAATGCATCTATGGCTGATGAACAATCTAGAGTCAACAAgaaatataactctaatgaaCGAATAGTCAATTCAAGCACATCACTTGCCACTGGAGTGGAGCAAAGTAATGGAAGAACTAACATAGAGAACACTTCAGGTTTGTAGAATGCTTCCAACTAATTATGCTTGTCTTAATTGACAAAATAATCTTATTGAacctcagagagagagagagagagagagagagagagagagagagagagagagagagagagagagagagagagagagagagagagtttcgtCGAGCGGGAGGGGAAACTGGGAAGGGAGATTTCTAATCCCATGCTATGTGTCTGTATTGTGACTATTGAGGAACCCTTACGTGGCAAGCTCTCATTGGTATCCAATAAACCCTCCTTATAGGAGACACCTGCCAGAAGCGATTCTGTTCGATAATATTAGTAGGTTTAGATAGTggattgagataaattaaaatgaaagttgaaagttaaataaatattattataatattattttttaatattattattattttgagaaagttgaattgtttattatattttgtgtagaaattttaaaaaattataataattagatgagataaattggaggatttttatatccaaaccgggcctaactctattagaaaaacaaataaatagcaATTATGATGATCTGAATCTTGAGCCCTAGCTTTTAtggttttttgttgttgttagaATGGTTTTGCTGCCAGCTTGATATTATTGTACAAACAAATACATTATAGTTGGTGCAATATATATCATATCGAGCAAGGATACCCACACaacacatttcataacatatttcataaCACATGTTTTAAAGTaatggtatttttataaagtattttactaaactacccttcattttaaaatataattatgtaatgtgctgtgtatttatcatttttcatatcattAGACTCCAAGATGTTCGGGGAGTCGGGAATTGAGTTTCCatacctttgttttttttttttttttaaaggaatacATTCGACAAAGCAACCCAAATCACAAAAGAACAAAGATTCTGCATcttagaatatataattaattgccCAAGGTTGTTTAACATTCAGAGGAAgtaacaagaaaaggaaaacacaCAAGTTGTACTAGATTAACTAGTTTTTAAGGGTATAATCCAGCTCGGTCAATACGCTGAGAAACATGGCAGCACCGCCACCAACGAACATGAGTCCCTGTTCACTTGTTAGAGAAGCAGGTGAATAGCGCAGAAGCAAAGCCATGTAGTAATTCACTCGCTTCCACTTGAAAACAGACAGCAACATATCTGCAGATTGTGATGATGATCAGTAATGAAGAAAAATCTGCAAATTAGTCTCAGAAATTTATAAGAATACGAAACTATACATATCAACtgcatatataattatgctctatatatattcattgtcAAGAAAACAGTTAATGGCAGCAAGATTCTACAAAAGCATCAAAATTCCTTGAATGATGAGATTTGCATGAAATTAAGTACAAAACTTCTCCGGCAATTTATACCTTTGATCTAGGGGAAGATCGCTCGTGTCTTTCAGTATTTGAATGATAACtcggttgttgttgttgtacaaCTGGGAAATGTGAGATTTCGGtctgttttttctcttttaatctGTTGAATATGACAGTGAATCCTTCTCCTGATTTAGGGTCTGCTTCATTCCAAGCCCCAAACTTGGGTATCGATGATGCACCTCTTCGATGCTATTCACCCCCATAGAATTTACAAAATCAATCATTGTATAACCAATTAAGATTATAACAGGAGAGATATATACACGAAATAGCTAGATTTTATGTTTGTATAATAATctaaataatttagatttataaaagagttgtaaaTGTATAGTTACCTGCACATCATTTACAATTTCAACAGAGGAATAACTTCCGACTCTCTGCCTGCCATGACCGGCGACAGTCGAGGAGAAGCTATCAACCCCATCAGCTGCCGGAGTCTTCTTGTTGTCAGACCTCTTCCGTCGGTGACTAGGCTGCTGCATGAGTGAATAATCAGATTTGCTTGATCTATAGCTGCTGCCAGATTCAAATTCGATGATCCTAGGGTTCCCATTTTTCTGTAAATCAGAAGGGTTCCTATGATGAGAACGATGGCTTGTATGCCCCTTATCAATGTGTTGTTTTTCCTCCGGAGAAACTGACTTGGTGCTGGAGTCGACATGGAGATGATTAGGAGCCTGGACTGCACGGTAATGATCATGAGCAGTCATTTCCAAGGCCCCTCTTCCCATGTACATGAATGCCTCAGGATTCTCCTCCGGATCATTTGGGTTTATCATCACCCCACCTTTCTCTTTTCTTGCATTCTCGAAGTAGGCGGTGTAAGGGATATTGTCATTTTCCCAGTTGCCAAACTCCGGTACGTGTGAGTGCTGCTGCAGACATGCAAGctgttttaattctttttaatgatgtttCTTAACAAGATAATTTAGTTGTACATCACATGAATGAAAACATAACAGAAGGAAATATTCCAACTAGAAGATCATTACTTGAACCGAAAATCTGCAACaaaatttcatgtaaatgatAAGAAGGAGAACATGCATAACAACATGCAACACTGATACAAAGAAGATCGCGCGAGCACTCACGGCCATTGATCAGGGGAGTTGATCTTCGAAGTTTCTGAGTTTTGGGGCAAGAATCCTTGACGAACATTAAGAAAAGGGATACTACTACGGCTCTCTTTGGGGACCGTACGTTTAAAAGTTGTGTTGACCGATGGATATCACATAAGACCAGGCTTCTTTTGGTACAAGAATTAATAGACGATCGATGACTACAATGTTTCCAAAACCAAATATAAATTGAAAAGCTATCTCAGACCCAGTACTAaactttgtttttgtgttttaaaatcGACGTCCCATGATGGATC from Juglans regia cultivar Chandler chromosome 4, Walnut 2.0, whole genome shotgun sequence encodes:
- the LOC108982956 gene encoding RPM1-interacting protein 4-like, which codes for MGLKLNIATLLVLFVFIVTSAANAKPTVFNVVKKYGGKVNEDMMTLACGHHGRNSAKDMRFSVQQHSHVPEFGNWENDNIPYTAYFENARKEKGGVMINPNDPEENPEAFMYMGRGALEMTAHDHYRAVQAPNHLHVDSSTKSVSPEEKQHIDKGHTSHRSHHRNPSDLQKNGNPRIIEFESGSSYRSSKSDYSLMQQPSHRRKRSDNKKTPAADGVDSFSSTVAGHGRQRVGSYSSVEIVNDVQHRRGASSIPKFGAWNEADPKSGEGFTVIFNRLKEKKQTEISHFPVVQQQQPSYHSNTERHERSSPRSKICCCLFSSGSE